One segment of Dolichospermum sp. DET69 DNA contains the following:
- a CDS encoding fimbrial biogenesis outer membrane usher protein, with protein MSVNNGWLLLLVSAWSFVVCSQVAAQEQNAILELTVNQVAKEAIFVILRPQDILITRSDLEKAGLQGFAGSRETINNETYVSLVSLSPQVSYIFDEKALTLKITAQPELLSSNSFNLGRESAKNITYSQNTSVFFNYAFNLPVDIEKFNFNNYTFFGESGLSIHKNLLYSSFSRKTDGSWLRGLTNFTLDNPHKLTKWVVGDSFVSTGDLGGGMFMAGVSGSRDFGLNPNVIQQPTFSLSGAALTPAKVEVFVNGQRVNQIEVPPGRFQFDNLLLPTGSGSTKVVIRDALGREEVITSPFYFAAGLLKPGLSDYSFNLGLRRFKLDSDNFNYGSPAFLGRYRQGITNSLTLGGRLEVASNLISGGSSLTTTLPFGALGLSLAASSESGIPGAAAALTYSYSRRNIGFGGSVRLLSDRYANLSLTALDDRAKLENNAFVSVSPTRNLSLGLQYASSDFRDKGHSNRLALTSSLRLNSHADLSMNLSRSDQPTQPTTNELFLGFNYTLGNARASINRQNTNGKTAINSTVSVQKSPPAGNGLGYRLQVNPNGEKIPANGNIQYRAPFGVYELNLNRSNGTNSGSVNVSGSIIGIGNNVFFAPPVTQSFALIQVPGVRGVRGYSNNQEVGRTGSKGNLMITNLRPYNGNNLKIQDQDIPLNYKIDANEKVITPPFRGGAVVRFPVRLIQSLVGTLSVETSGKTVIPSYGQLNITVNNQIINSPIGKEGDFYLDSVSPGKYPANVDYEGGICNFELTIPQSQEQMVNLGNLKCIIP; from the coding sequence ATGTCTGTAAATAATGGCTGGTTGTTGCTGTTGGTTTCTGCTTGGAGTTTTGTAGTCTGTTCTCAGGTTGCAGCACAAGAACAAAATGCCATTTTGGAACTTACCGTTAATCAGGTAGCTAAAGAAGCAATTTTTGTGATTTTACGCCCCCAGGATATTCTTATTACTCGTTCCGATTTAGAAAAAGCCGGGTTACAAGGTTTCGCTGGTAGTCGAGAAACTATTAATAATGAAACTTATGTTTCTCTGGTTTCATTATCTCCCCAGGTGAGCTATATTTTTGATGAAAAAGCCTTAACTTTAAAGATAACAGCCCAACCTGAATTATTAAGCAGTAATTCATTTAATTTAGGTCGGGAGTCAGCGAAAAATATTACTTATAGTCAAAACACTAGTGTTTTCTTTAATTATGCTTTTAACTTACCTGTTGACATTGAAAAATTCAACTTCAACAATTATACATTTTTTGGAGAATCAGGATTAAGCATTCATAAAAATTTACTTTATAGCAGTTTTTCCCGCAAAACTGATGGTTCTTGGCTGCGAGGTTTAACAAATTTCACCTTAGATAATCCCCACAAATTGACTAAATGGGTAGTTGGTGATTCCTTTGTCAGCACTGGCGATTTAGGGGGAGGAATGTTTATGGCTGGTGTGAGTGGGTCACGGGATTTTGGCCTAAATCCTAATGTCATCCAACAACCAACTTTTAGTTTATCTGGTGCGGCCTTAACACCTGCCAAAGTAGAGGTTTTTGTTAATGGACAAAGAGTAAATCAAATAGAAGTACCCCCCGGTCGCTTTCAATTTGATAATTTACTCCTACCCACTGGTAGTGGTTCTACAAAAGTTGTAATTCGTGATGCTTTAGGTCGAGAAGAGGTAATTACTTCACCTTTTTATTTTGCTGCGGGGTTGCTAAAACCCGGTTTATCTGACTACAGTTTTAATTTAGGTTTACGGCGATTTAAACTAGACTCTGATAATTTTAATTATGGTTCTCCGGCTTTTCTCGGTCGCTATCGTCAGGGTATTACCAACTCCCTGACCCTGGGCGGGCGCTTGGAGGTTGCTAGTAATTTAATTAGTGGTGGTTCTAGTCTAACCACTACCCTGCCCTTTGGGGCTTTAGGACTATCCCTAGCCGCCAGTAGTGAATCAGGAATACCGGGGGCTGCGGCTGCTCTGACTTATAGCTATTCTCGTCGTAATATCGGTTTTGGTGGTTCGGTGCGGCTGTTGAGTGACCGATATGCTAATTTAAGTTTGACAGCATTAGATGACAGAGCCAAGTTAGAAAATAATGCTTTTGTTTCTGTCTCTCCCACCCGTAATTTAAGCTTAGGTTTGCAGTATGCGTCCTCTGACTTCCGTGATAAAGGACACAGTAACCGCCTAGCTCTCACTAGTAGTTTGCGTCTCAATTCCCATGCAGATTTATCTATGAATCTCAGCCGGTCTGACCAACCTACACAACCAACCACAAATGAACTATTTCTAGGTTTCAATTATACTTTAGGTAATGCTAGAGCTAGTATTAATCGGCAAAATACCAATGGTAAAACTGCAATTAACTCAACTGTATCTGTGCAGAAATCTCCACCGGCTGGTAATGGCTTGGGCTACCGTCTTCAGGTTAACCCCAACGGGGAAAAAATTCCCGCCAATGGTAATATCCAGTATCGCGCTCCTTTTGGCGTTTATGAGTTAAACCTCAACCGCAGTAATGGTACAAATAGCGGCTCTGTTAATGTCTCTGGTAGTATTATCGGCATAGGGAATAATGTCTTCTTTGCCCCTCCTGTTACCCAAAGCTTTGCACTCATACAAGTTCCAGGGGTGAGGGGTGTGCGTGGTTACAGTAATAATCAGGAAGTTGGACGCACTGGTTCTAAGGGTAATTTAATGATTACTAATCTGCGCCCCTACAATGGTAATAATTTGAAAATCCAAGATCAGGATATTCCTTTAAACTACAAAATTGATGCTAATGAAAAAGTAATTACTCCGCCTTTTCGAGGTGGGGCGGTTGTGCGTTTTCCTGTGCGACTAATTCAGAGTCTTGTCGGTACTTTGTCGGTAGAAACATCAGGAAAAACTGTGATTCCGTCCTATGGTCAATTAAATATAACTGTGAATAATCAAATTATTAACTCACCTATTGGTAAGGAAGGAGATTTCTATTTAGACAGTGTTTCTCCGGGAAAATATCCAGCTAATGTGGACTATGAAGGGGGTATTTGTAATTTTGAGCTAACTATTCCCCAGTCTCAGGAACAAATGGTTAATTTAGGTAATTTAAAGTGTATTATTCCTTAA
- a CDS encoding spore coat protein U domain-containing protein, which translates to MKVRPSLLTVLLLMASSSAPVMAGSANANLNVSASVVPSIIITPPAAPVPIPVENITNPSTPATATIPIAITLPSNTTGKITLGQGQNASSVSNDTNPVRRMTDGAGNYLLYELYQDESKTIIWGNTDNTGLSLTGTGSASSINVHVKIPAGQNVPAGNYQDTVQLKATL; encoded by the coding sequence ATGAAAGTGCGCCCTTCTTTATTAACTGTTTTGCTACTTATGGCTAGTTCCTCTGCTCCCGTAATGGCAGGTAGCGCAAATGCTAATTTGAATGTTTCTGCTTCAGTAGTTCCTAGTATTATAATTACCCCACCTGCTGCTCCTGTGCCAATACCAGTGGAGAACATAACTAATCCGTCTACTCCGGCAACGGCAACAATACCAATTGCTATCACTTTACCGAGTAATACTACTGGGAAAATTACCCTTGGACAAGGACAAAATGCCTCTTCTGTCTCCAATGACACTAACCCCGTGCGCCGCATGACTGATGGTGCAGGAAATTACTTATTGTATGAATTATATCAAGATGAATCTAAGACAATAATTTGGGGCAATACTGATAACACTGGTTTGTCATTGACTGGTACGGGTTCAGCCAGTAGTATCAATGTTCATGTTAAAATTCCGGCGGGGCAAAATGTGCCAGCGGGAAATTACCAGGACACGGTGCAATTGAAGGCGACTTTGTAA
- a CDS encoding molecular chaperone, protein MNVVLSPKVSTVLLKLRNQDTTAGSFQFKVFKWEQNAQGEDKLTPTEDIILFPSLLSVESQAERQIRLGSKVPINNVEKTYRLIVEELPIKTSQSTQNAIQVLTNLSIPIFLQPSQINQSGKMGQLAIKKGNLSFEINNTGNVNLRPQQITVQGVSATGEKIIETAVNSWYILAGNTKSYSVELPPKEKCNGVKKLVVEVKTAKTTFKETLDTPQGACAAAYPP, encoded by the coding sequence ATTAATGTTGTTCTTTCTCCCAAAGTTTCCACTGTGCTGCTGAAATTACGTAATCAGGATACCACTGCTGGCAGTTTTCAATTCAAAGTATTCAAATGGGAACAAAATGCCCAAGGAGAAGACAAACTCACTCCTACTGAAGATATTATTCTGTTTCCATCTCTACTTTCCGTAGAATCCCAGGCAGAACGGCAAATTAGACTCGGTTCTAAAGTTCCCATTAATAATGTCGAAAAGACTTACCGACTGATTGTGGAAGAACTACCGATAAAAACCAGTCAATCCACTCAGAATGCCATCCAAGTCTTAACTAATTTAAGTATTCCTATTTTTCTACAACCGAGCCAAATCAACCAGTCAGGAAAAATGGGACAACTAGCAATCAAAAAAGGTAATTTATCTTTTGAGATTAATAATACTGGTAATGTCAATCTTCGTCCACAGCAAATTACAGTGCAAGGAGTAAGTGCCACAGGGGAAAAAATTATTGAAACTGCTGTTAATAGTTGGTATATTTTAGCGGGTAATACTAAATCCTACAGTGTAGAATTACCACCTAAAGAAAAATGTAATGGGGTCAAGAAACTGGTAGTGGAAGTCAAAACCGCAAAAACCACCTTTAAAGAAACCCTAGACACTCCCCAGGGCGCTTGTGCTGCTGCTTACCCCCCTTAG
- a CDS encoding spore coat U domain-containing protein, which produces MSSTKRQILLTQYFFQGTYTMMRRLALASALFVAVGSAAPSMAVADTATSNLSISSNVPSNCTISTSALNFGSYDPGTGSSVTGTVTTNCTVLANAVITLSLGVYPEQSQRRLKHSYADFHLNYALYQDNQKTTTWGNSSSTGVDITGEGFDKSKSVYGVIPAGQTVASGNYYDTVVATITF; this is translated from the coding sequence TTGTCATCTACCAAAAGACAGATTTTATTAACTCAATATTTTTTCCAAGGAACTTACACTATGATGCGTCGTTTAGCCTTAGCCTCCGCGCTCTTTGTCGCTGTTGGTTCTGCTGCTCCCTCAATGGCTGTTGCTGATACTGCTACTTCAAACCTTAGTATCTCATCTAATGTACCTAGTAACTGCACTATTTCAACTAGTGCGCTGAATTTTGGTTCTTATGATCCAGGAACGGGTTCAAGTGTAACTGGAACTGTGACAACAAATTGTACTGTGTTGGCTAATGCAGTAATTACGTTAAGTCTAGGCGTCTATCCTGAACAATCACAGCGTAGGCTTAAACATAGTTATGCCGATTTTCATCTCAATTATGCCCTTTACCAAGATAACCAAAAGACTACGACTTGGGGAAATAGTTCCAGCACTGGTGTAGACATTACGGGTGAGGGTTTTGATAAATCTAAATCTGTTTACGGTGTAATTCCCGCAGGTCAGACCGTTGCATCGGGTAATTATTATGATACTGTAGTAGCTACTATTACTTTCTAA
- the mnmG gene encoding tRNA uridine-5-carboxymethylaminomethyl(34) synthesis enzyme MnmG, whose amino-acid sequence MTMHNSPEFRDAYDVIVVGAGHAGCEAALATARLGCRTLLLTLNLDKIAWQPCNPAVGGPAKSQLTHEIDALGGEIGKIADRTYLQKRILNSSRGPAVWALRAQTDKREYAAVMKGIVENQENLTIREGMVTDLILDANDEIIGLETYFGVSFHCKAVILTTGTFLGGKIWVGNKSMAAGRAGEFAAEGLTQTLNRLGFETGRLKTGTPARVDKRSVDYSKMELQPGDEAVRWFSFDPEVWVEREQMPCHMTRTTTETHRLIRENLHLSPVYGGWVEAKGPRYCPSIEDKIVRFADKESHQIFIEPEGRDIPELYIQGFSTGLPETLQIFMLRSLTGLENCVMLRPAYAVEYDYLPATQCYPTLMTKKIPGLFCAGQVNGTTGYEEAAAQGLVAGINAARFVQGEEMIIFPREQSYIGTLIDDLCTKDLREPYRMLTSRSEYRLLLRSDNADIRMTPLGREIGLIDDRRWDLYTKKQEQITAEKKRLHLTRIKENEEVGKAIAHDTQQAIKGSVTLADLLRRSGIHYVDLERHGLDNPTLKQAEKEGAEIDIKYAGYLARQQQQIDQVARQANRQLPGDLDYSTIETLSKESREKLNKVKPLTIGQAARIGGVNPADINALLIYLEISKNKTLLYKT is encoded by the coding sequence ATGACCATGCACAATTCCCCTGAATTCCGAGACGCTTATGATGTGATTGTCGTCGGTGCAGGTCACGCCGGTTGCGAAGCAGCACTTGCTACTGCCCGCCTCGGTTGTCGGACACTGCTATTGACCCTAAACTTAGATAAAATCGCTTGGCAACCTTGTAACCCCGCAGTGGGTGGTCCGGCCAAGTCTCAATTAACCCATGAAATAGATGCTTTAGGTGGGGAAATTGGTAAAATAGCAGACCGGACATACCTACAAAAACGCATCCTCAATTCTTCACGGGGTCCTGCGGTATGGGCATTACGGGCGCAAACTGATAAACGGGAATATGCGGCAGTAATGAAAGGAATTGTCGAAAATCAAGAGAATTTGACAATTCGAGAAGGCATGGTAACAGATTTAATCTTAGACGCTAATGATGAAATCATTGGTTTAGAAACTTATTTTGGCGTATCTTTTCACTGCAAAGCCGTCATTCTCACCACAGGCACATTTTTAGGTGGCAAGATTTGGGTCGGGAATAAATCAATGGCCGCAGGCCGCGCAGGAGAATTTGCAGCGGAAGGATTAACACAAACTTTGAATCGTTTGGGATTTGAAACCGGCAGACTCAAAACCGGCACACCCGCACGGGTTGATAAGCGTTCCGTTGATTACAGTAAAATGGAACTGCAACCAGGAGACGAAGCGGTGCGTTGGTTCAGTTTTGACCCGGAAGTCTGGGTAGAACGGGAACAAATGCCTTGTCACATGACCCGCACTACTACAGAAACTCATCGTTTAATTAGAGAGAATTTGCATCTGTCCCCAGTTTATGGTGGTTGGGTAGAAGCAAAAGGACCCCGCTATTGTCCGAGTATTGAAGATAAAATTGTTCGCTTTGCCGATAAAGAAAGTCACCAAATCTTTATTGAACCAGAAGGCAGAGATATTCCTGAATTGTATATTCAAGGTTTTTCCACTGGTTTACCCGAAACGCTGCAAATTTTCATGTTGCGGAGTTTGACCGGTTTAGAAAACTGTGTCATGTTGCGTCCTGCCTATGCGGTAGAGTATGATTATTTACCCGCAACTCAGTGTTATCCTACTTTGATGACCAAGAAAATACCAGGGTTATTTTGTGCGGGACAGGTAAATGGGACTACCGGTTATGAAGAAGCTGCTGCTCAAGGTTTGGTAGCGGGAATTAATGCAGCGCGGTTTGTACAGGGTGAGGAAATGATTATTTTCCCCCGTGAACAAAGTTACATTGGCACTTTAATTGATGACCTGTGTACGAAGGATTTACGCGAACCTTATCGAATGCTTACCAGTCGCTCAGAGTATCGTTTGTTACTGCGTTCTGACAATGCTGATATCCGCATGACACCGTTAGGAAGGGAAATTGGTTTAATTGACGACCGCCGCTGGGATTTATATACTAAAAAACAAGAACAAATTACAGCAGAGAAAAAACGCCTGCATTTAACTAGAATAAAAGAGAATGAGGAAGTTGGGAAAGCGATCGCTCACGATACCCAACAAGCCATTAAAGGTTCTGTCACTCTGGCTGATTTACTGCGTCGTTCCGGTATTCATTACGTTGACCTAGAACGTCATGGACTCGACAACCCCACCCTCAAACAAGCGGAAAAAGAAGGAGCAGAAATTGATATTAAATACGCTGGTTATTTAGCAAGGCAGCAACAACAAATTGACCAAGTTGCCCGTCAAGCAAATCGCCAACTACCTGGTGATTTAGACTACTCAACCATTGAAACTCTATCTAAGGAATCTAGAGAAAAGCTCAACAAAGTTAAACCCCTCACTATTGGACAAGCCGCAAGAATTGGAGGAGTCAACCCAGCCGATATCAATGCTCTCTTGATATATTTAGAAATATCTAAAAACAAGACTCTGCTATATAAAACATAG
- a CDS encoding alpha/beta hydrolase yields the protein MFTEKSWKNFKVFAGVFCTVALTPFFGVNTSARAADTVVIRYGSLEESVSLEELKKSIETGKLPDSLGTYTKRMTEEQRRFLVEGLKIRIPINVVTLDRLINTQIGTTILSDISTAITRRDQAGLQAMRSGLILGANSPQGLSVLSFIAAYPSKQLGINLPQAITVARSMNSAFIRTQRFMFGLSPQVNPKDIKVASSLDPTQAGSAQVQTIKLNFNDQKRQRQIPLDVYSSTAATANKPLIVFSHGFGSVRTDLRYLAEHLASHGYVVAALEHPGSNETSSKVVSKGKKLLVEPQEFLDRPRDISFILDELEKLNQTANNPLQGKLATNNVMVVGYSFGGGTALALAGGELQIENLKQRCQQNSAKTNLSQGLQCVAQALPEKTYQLRDSRIKQAIALNPTTSLMFGETGLTKVQIPTLILSSSADKITPPLTEQVMGFAKIPSPKWLVGVVGASHLSVIDPSITPYQEGKPPILNKEVTGEKAKDVRKFLKGITLAMAAQLTPEASQYAPFLTSDYAQISSTRLFPLRTVRELSPEMIEGMGN from the coding sequence ATGTTCACAGAGAAAAGCTGGAAGAATTTTAAAGTATTTGCAGGTGTATTTTGTACTGTTGCTCTGACACCATTTTTTGGAGTTAACACCTCTGCACGTGCCGCAGATACAGTTGTGATTCGCTATGGGTCTTTAGAGGAATCTGTATCTTTAGAAGAGTTAAAAAAGTCGATAGAAACTGGCAAATTACCAGATAGTTTAGGAACTTATACCAAAAGAATGACGGAAGAACAACGTCGTTTCTTGGTGGAGGGACTAAAAATCCGCATCCCCATAAATGTTGTTACTTTAGATAGATTAATCAATACCCAAATTGGCACTACGATTCTGAGTGATATCTCTACAGCTATTACCCGTCGGGATCAAGCTGGGTTACAAGCTATGAGAAGCGGATTGATTTTAGGTGCTAATTCTCCACAGGGTTTATCTGTGCTGAGTTTTATTGCTGCATATCCCAGCAAACAGCTAGGAATTAACTTACCCCAGGCTATCACCGTAGCACGGAGTATGAACAGTGCATTTATCCGCACTCAGCGGTTTATGTTTGGTCTTTCACCTCAAGTGAACCCCAAAGATATCAAAGTTGCCTCTTCTCTAGATCCCACTCAAGCGGGAAGCGCACAGGTACAGACAATCAAGTTAAATTTCAATGACCAAAAGCGTCAACGGCAAATTCCCCTAGATGTTTATTCCTCCACCGCTGCAACTGCAAACAAACCTCTAATTGTCTTTTCTCACGGTTTCGGTTCGGTGCGGACTGACTTGCGCTACCTAGCCGAACATTTAGCCTCTCATGGTTATGTTGTGGCTGCTTTAGAACATCCTGGTAGTAATGAAACCAGTTCTAAAGTAGTCAGCAAAGGTAAAAAACTACTGGTTGAACCCCAAGAATTTTTAGACCGTCCGCGTGATATCAGTTTTATTCTTGATGAATTAGAAAAACTTAACCAAACAGCTAATAATCCTTTACAGGGAAAACTGGCAACTAATAATGTTATGGTTGTGGGTTATTCCTTTGGTGGGGGAACGGCTTTAGCATTAGCTGGGGGTGAATTACAAATCGAAAACCTCAAACAACGCTGTCAACAGAACTCAGCTAAGACTAATTTGAGTCAAGGTCTTCAGTGTGTAGCGCAAGCATTACCAGAAAAAACTTATCAATTGAGAGATTCTAGAATTAAACAGGCGATCGCTCTCAATCCTACCACGTCTTTAATGTTTGGGGAAACTGGTTTAACAAAAGTACAAATCCCCACATTAATTCTCTCCAGTTCCGCAGATAAAATCACCCCACCATTAACTGAACAAGTCATGGGTTTTGCCAAAATTCCCTCTCCAAAATGGTTAGTGGGTGTAGTTGGTGCTTCTCATTTAAGTGTGATAGATCCTAGTATCACCCCATATCAAGAAGGGAAACCACCTATCTTGAATAAAGAAGTAACTGGAGAAAAAGCTAAAGACGTGCGGAAGTTTCTCAAAGGTATTACCCTAGCAATGGCAGCACAGTTAACCCCTGAAGCTAGTCAATATGCTCCCTTTCTGACTTCCGATTATGCTCAAATTTCCTCAACTCGTCTATTTCCATTGCGGACAGTGAGAGAACTTTCTCCTGAGATGATAGAAGGAATGGGTAATTGA
- a CDS encoding type II toxin-antitoxin system VapC family toxin yields MYLLDTNHCSFIIIQKDLTCIQKLASLPKETRIFINAIIYGELILMAEKSNQREENIQIVNRFSQSLTKIHPIDEETSQIYGQFHAEIIHTYAPKEKEKRRKFKIKDAGIHPNDLWIACTAIQHDLIIVSQDNDFKQMSKVRHLKLECWKPENTSI; encoded by the coding sequence GTGTATTTGCTAGACACAAATCATTGTAGTTTTATTATTATTCAAAAAGACTTAACCTGCATACAAAAGTTAGCTTCGCTACCCAAAGAAACCAGAATATTTATCAACGCCATTATATACGGTGAATTGATATTAATGGCGGAAAAGTCAAACCAGAGAGAAGAAAATATCCAAATAGTTAATCGGTTTAGTCAAAGTTTAACAAAGATACATCCCATAGATGAAGAAACATCTCAAATATATGGTCAATTTCATGCAGAAATAATTCATACTTATGCACCTAAAGAAAAGGAAAAAAGAAGAAAATTTAAAATCAAAGATGCAGGAATACATCCCAATGATTTATGGATAGCTTGTACAGCAATACAACACGATTTAATTATTGTATCTCAAGATAACGATTTTAAACAGATGAGTAAAGTAAGACATCTAAAATTAGAATGTTGGAAACCTGAAAATACATCAATTTGA
- a CDS encoding DUF2281 domain-containing protein, which produces MSMEEIIIDKVKMLSPNKQQEVLDFVEFLLVKHQKSMIKKGKFIDFYLPYSQDGNHISAKSQAEKILQEADTLLKKGSFGVAIIYSANYDQTKTIRKTYTEGKYKTGTSGANQANVMTEMEKLLDTPNYQHLQGKIRIAPITTMTNLNFDGKDHITVVKDDLAQIKQMLENGWDILGWQNQTTKKYAVGGGIANLSHDISDKIQSTLLSLSSQYK; this is translated from the coding sequence ATGAGCATGGAAGAAATCATCATAGATAAGGTGAAAATGTTATCTCCTAACAAACAACAAGAAGTATTGGATTTTGTAGAATTTTTATTAGTAAAACATCAAAAATCAATGATTAAAAAAGGCAAGTTTATTGATTTTTATCTCCCTTATAGCCAAGATGGTAATCATATTTCTGCGAAAAGCCAAGCGGAAAAAATTTTGCAGGAAGCCGATACTTTGCTGAAAAAAGGTTCTTTTGGAGTTGCTATCATATATTCTGCCAATTATGACCAGACTAAAACTATTAGAAAAACCTACACAGAAGGTAAATATAAAACAGGAACTTCAGGAGCAAATCAGGCTAATGTGATGACTGAGATGGAAAAACTGTTAGATACTCCAAATTATCAGCATTTACAAGGTAAAATTCGCATAGCTCCTATTACTACTATGACCAATTTAAACTTTGATGGAAAAGATCATATAACAGTGGTAAAAGATGATTTAGCTCAGATTAAACAAATGCTGGAAAATGGATGGGATATACTGGGATGGCAAAATCAGACTACTAAGAAATACGCTGTGGGTGGCGGTATTGCCAACTTATCTCACGATATTTCAGATAAAATTCAATCTACTTTGCTTTCCCTATCCTCTCAATACAAATAA
- a CDS encoding GUN4 domain-containing protein has product MPIINRDEWPDSVFFSPNNFLELGTRNTGEKIIQIGTDGDCPIVAFAKTDNPINEDLDPIELWSLLKFSYVPDEYVFYDKPKKITQNLKTIKKYELPDSGEFDLDIPIDAQILAVQMQKDKPCLWMLIDSQKEKDDDDIYGKKRTFCWFRTGEPIGYTDLIHIATLQSNGGNHVSHLFELKNYVNYNNLENLLAAKKWREADLETFEILKSLCGYETDQHPAWSLNIEEIVNIPCSHLHTINNLWVQYSKGRFGYSVQLNILRKLGFQKNGNDEQMSQCLENFMDKIKWNTGTSVLNFTLKAPIGHLPAIVRWGIATSPRNAIKTYIRLFSRCEECNL; this is encoded by the coding sequence ATGCCGATAATCAATAGAGATGAATGGCCAGATAGCGTATTTTTTAGTCCAAATAATTTCTTAGAGTTAGGAACTAGAAACACGGGGGAAAAAATTATTCAAATCGGTACAGACGGTGATTGTCCTATAGTTGCATTTGCTAAGACAGATAATCCAATTAATGAAGATTTAGACCCTATCGAACTTTGGTCATTACTAAAATTTTCCTATGTTCCAGATGAATACGTTTTTTATGACAAGCCAAAAAAAATTACACAAAATTTAAAAACTATTAAAAAATATGAATTACCTGATAGTGGTGAATTTGACCTTGATATCCCCATTGATGCTCAAATTCTTGCGGTACAAATGCAAAAGGATAAACCGTGTTTATGGATGTTGATTGACTCTCAAAAGGAAAAAGATGATGATGATATATATGGTAAAAAAAGGACATTTTGCTGGTTTCGGACAGGAGAACCTATAGGTTATACAGATTTAATTCATATCGCCACTCTACAGTCTAATGGTGGTAATCATGTATCTCATTTATTTGAATTGAAAAATTATGTAAACTACAACAATTTAGAAAATTTATTAGCAGCCAAGAAATGGCGGGAAGCTGACCTAGAAACATTTGAAATTTTGAAATCTTTATGCGGTTATGAGACTGATCAACATCCTGCATGGTCGTTAAATATAGAGGAAATCGTTAATATACCATGCTCACATCTACATACTATTAATAATCTTTGGGTTCAATACAGTAAGGGGCGTTTTGGTTACAGCGTTCAGTTAAATATTTTAAGAAAACTTGGTTTTCAAAAAAATGGAAATGATGAGCAAATGTCACAATGTTTAGAAAATTTTATGGACAAAATAAAATGGAATACAGGTACTTCTGTTTTAAATTTTACACTCAAAGCTCCTATTGGTCATCTTCCTGCTATTGTGCGTTGGGGCATTGCAACTAGTCCAAGAAACGCTATAAAAACTTACATCCGTCTTTTTTCTCGATGTGAAGAATGTAATCTTTAA